From Nitrospirota bacterium, the proteins below share one genomic window:
- a CDS encoding adenylyltransferase/cytidyltransferase family protein, producing MVITPLEELAKTLKQLKSEGKKIVHCHGCFDLMHPGHIKHFQAAKKMGDILVVTVSPDIYIDKGPGRPVFNQTLRAESIAALACVNFVAINKWPTAEETLRLLRPDIYVKGQEFEKLVDPTGKIQREFDVVKEIGAEIRFTQEEIVFSSTKLINTYLLGKDSKSC from the coding sequence TTGGTAATAACACCGCTTGAGGAGCTGGCTAAAACACTTAAGCAGTTAAAATCTGAGGGAAAGAAAATCGTGCACTGCCACGGCTGCTTTGATCTGATGCACCCCGGGCATATTAAGCACTTTCAGGCAGCTAAAAAAATGGGAGACATCCTTGTTGTGACAGTTAGTCCGGATATCTATATTGATAAGGGTCCGGGCAGGCCCGTCTTTAACCAAACTCTGAGAGCCGAAAGCATTGCAGCCCTTGCATGTGTCAATTTTGTCGCTATAAACAAATGGCCTACCGCAGAGGAAACTCTGAGGCTGCTCAGGCCTGACATTTATGTTAAAGGCCAGGAGTTTGAAAAACTGGTGGATCCCACCGGTAAAATCCAGCGGGAATTTGACGTCGTTAAAGAAATCGGAGCTGAAATCAGATTCACACAAGAGGAAATCGTCTTTTCATCAACTAAACTGATTAACACTTATTTGTTGGGAAAAGACTCCAAATCCTGCTAA